The Balneolales bacterium ANBcel1 DNA segment TGAATGTCTTCTTGACCTGCAGGGCCTTGTCGTACGCTTTCCGGGCGTTTTCGAGTTGATTTCTGGAAGCGGTGAGCGCATCCCGGCCCCGCTGAAGCTGCAGGGCGTAGTTTTCGGCGATATCGTCCCGTTCGGCTTTGATGGCCGTTTTAATGCGCAGGGAAAGCTCGCTGACCTGATCCTCATAGCGCTGCACTTCTTTTTGCAGCAGCATCACGTTGGCTTTCACCGTGGCGATGTTCTCGTTCATCCGGGGAACCTGGTCGTTCAGTTCCCGGATGTTCATCTCAAGGATCCGCTTGGGATCCTCAATGGCGCTTACTGCTCCGCCAAATATCGATCTGATGGCACGTACAAATCTTCTCCACATAACTGCTCCGGTTTACGGTTCCAGGTGAACCGGACCGGGTCAGGCTGTGCTCCATGGAGTTACGCCATCGCGTGTTACCTTGTCGGTGATCAGGGCGGGGGTTTCCGGCCTTGTCGAACCAACGGTAACGGCATCCTGCAGCATCTGCCGGACCCTGTCCGTTGTTTCTTCCTTATTCGTGCGGCACCTGGCGATTGTTTCACCCTGTTTGACGGGATCGCCGATCTTTTTGTCCAGAATAATGCCCGCCACCGGGTCGATGGTATCCTCCTTGGATGCGCGTCCCGCCCCCAACTCCACTCCGGCCATGCCGATAGCGTAGGCGTCCATCTGTGTGACATAGCCTGCGGACGCGGCCTGAACCTCAAAAGAATGTTTTGCCGCCGGATAGCCCTCCGGCCGATCCAGGTATTCGGTGGATCCGTCCTGGGCGGTTACAATATCCCGGAACTTCTGCATGGCGGAACCGTCCTGTACCGATTTTCTGCTCTTTTCAACTCCCTCCTCAATGGATCCGGCCTTGCCGCCCAGCCAGATCATGGTGCCCGCGAGCAGGTGCGACACCTCCAGCAGGTCAGCGGGACCGCCACCGTTCAGACATTCGATGCTCTCCTCAACCTCCAGCCAGTTGCCGATTTTGTGGCCCAGCGGTTGCTCCATGGCGGTGAGCCAGGCAATGGTGCGCTTGCCGAACTCCTCGCCGATCGACACCAGCCGCTGCGCAAGCTCCAGCGCCTGATCGCGTGTCTTCATGAAAGCGCCGGAACCGAATTTCACATCCAGCACCAGGGCATCGATGCCCTCGGCCAGCTTCTTGCTCATGATGCTGCCGGCGATCAGGGGGATGGACTCGACGGTGGCCGTAACATCCCGCAGGGCGTACATACGCTTGTCGGCCGGAGCGATCTCTTCGGTCTGCCCGATGAGGACCACATTGTGCTCCCTGAGTACCTCGACATATCGTTTTAGGTCCAGGTTGACATTAAACCCCGGGATGGATTCCAGCTTGTCGAGAGTACCGCCCGAATGTCCGAGTCCGCGGCCCGATATCATCGGTACGGGCACGCCGCAGGCGGCAACGATCGGAGCGAGGATCAGCGACGTCTTGTCGCCTACACCACCGGTGGAGTGTTTGTCGACTTTGATTCCCGGCACATCCGAAAGATCCATTACGGTGCCGGAGTGGAGCATTTCGCGGGTGAGGGCCGCCGCCTCGTCGTCATCCAGCCCGTTCAGAAAGGCGGCCATCAAAAAGGCGCTCATCTGGTAGTCGGGCACGGCATCGCGGCTGTACTGCTGGATCAGGTACCTGATCTCCTCTGATGAAAGGGAACGTTTGTCGCGCTTCTTCCGGATGAGCGAGGCGATATTATAGCTGTTCATTGACGGATACTGTTTGAAATTCGGACTTCCATGTTTAAGAGTCGGCAAAATTTTGATATCTTGCGTGACGATCGGTACCGTTTGCCGGTAAATACCGGAATCCGAAGATGTTTCGACCATTTCGCAGAAATTTGCCTCTCTGCTGTATTGTGGTGACATAATCGGGCAGAATCTTAACAATGGCAACTACCGCATGGAGATCTCGCCGTTTCAATTACTGCTTTTGCTCATCCTGATTATCCCGCTGATCCGGCGGGTATGGGACAATCTGAAGAAGGGTGACGACACCGGCCACGAAGGGGAAAACCTGCCAGAGGATCCCTGGAGTGTAGATCAGGATACCGAAAGCCGCTATCCGCAGGAGGCGGCCGGCCGGCACCGGCCCGGTGAATCGCGCTCACAGGAGAACGGATACGGCGCATCCCCACAGCATACCGCGGAACAGCCGCGCGGGGAACAGAGCTGGGAGGATTTCTTTGAAGGCCTGGAAAAGGTGCTGTCCAGCGATGAGTCCGAGCAGAACAGGCAGCGTGAAAGCCAGCGCGAGCCCGCGTCAGCGTCATACGGCCGCGAGACGGCCGGAACGGTCTCGCAGCGAACACGCGACGCTTCGTCCCGTCATCCCCTGGAAGGCCCTGTATACTCCGAAAGCGGCCATGGCGCGCGCGGTGCCTCTGCCTCAGCCGGTGGACATTCGGCTTCCGGCGGCTCTTACGGCAGTGCCACTTCTTCCGCTTCCGGCCAATCCCGGAGAGGTACCGGTGACAGCCGTGGTTCCCGTCCCTCGTCCGACCCGTTCCGCCATAAAGAGCACCGCTGGTCCGATACCGGAGAGGAGATCGAACAGGAGCTGGCCGACAAGGAGAATCCCATCTACGCCACGCTCGACGACGAGCCCACCGTCACCCGCCTCGGGATGAGCGGCAGGAAAAACGTCAAACGGATTCTTGGGGATCCCGAAAGAGTCCGTGACGGCATCATGCTGAAAGTGATCCTGGAACCGCCGAGATCGCGTCGCGGGCGACCTGACCGTTTTTGAGATGGATGATGTGATTACGGTACTGGGCGATCAAAACCACTATCTACTCGAGCGTTACCTCCACCCTTCCCTGAAGCTGGAAACCTACGACCCCATCGCCGGATGGACGGACGATCAGATTCGACGGGCAGACGCCCTGCTGGTGCGTACGGTCAACCCGGTGAACGCGAATACCATCCCCACCGGCCACCGGCTCCGTTTTGTCGGCACCGCATCCGCCGGCCGCGACCATCTGGATGAATCCTGGCTACGCGGGCAGGGCATCGCTACCGACGACGCCAAGGGCTCCAACGCCCGCTGCGTGGGCGAGTATGTTGCGGTTGCAACCCTGCTCTACTGTGATGCGAACGGAGTTGATCCCGAAACCCTCACCGCCGGCATCGTTGGAGCCGGTTTCACCGGTTCGGCCGTATCGGAGCTGCTGGAGGCGATCGGCATCCGGTGTCTGCGCCACGATCCGCCCCGCGCCGAACGTGACCCCTCCTTTGTTTCGGCACCCGTGGCGGATGTACTGGAATGTGACATCATCAGCTTTCATGTGCCATTGGAGACCGGCGGAGCGCACCCAACCCGTTACTGGTTTGATGAAGAGAAGATCCGGGCACACCCCCGCCGACTGGCCATCAACGCGTCACGCGGTGGCGTAGTGGACGAGCAGGCCCTGCGCAGGGCATTGACGGACGGCCATATACAGGCCTGCATCCTGGATGTCTGGGAAAACGAACCCCGCTTCAACGACTCCAGTTTGGAGGCGGCCTTTCTGGCGACGCCCCACATCGCGGGGTATTCGATCGAAGCGAAGGCCAAAGCCTCCGAGATGATCTGCCGGAGCCTCCACAAGGAGTTGGGCCTGCCGGATCCCGGGCCGGTGACCGACACCCTCTACCCGGCCTCCCTTCCCGGCGGCGACGCCTCGCTCTCCGAAATTCTGAACGCCCTCCACCCCGCCCGCAGCTACGACCACGGGCTCAGGGGGCTGGCCGGGAACCCTGATGCCGAAAAGGGGCCCGCCTTCCTGCGACTGCGCCAAAACACCCCGTTGCGCAACGAGTTCCGCCATATCGAAATCCCGGAGTCCGTCACGCTGCGGTATCCGGCACTTGCCGCCCTCGGTCTCCGGACGCTTGCACCGCCCCGACCAAACGCTGAACGCCCGAAATGAGACACATCCCATCCAGCAGCCTTCCGAAAAAGAATGTGAGTCCGGGCCGGCGTGTGACCTCGCTAATGCCGGGATTCATGCTGTTGCTTGCACTCGGCTGGATGGGCCACGACCTGCCCCTGGAGGAGCGGATTGTGCTGTTCCGCTACCTGGCGATGGCGTTCGCCGGTGTGATGGCGTTTATCACCCCGCACCTGCTTTTTCCGGATGCCGACAAAACGCTCATCCTGCAGCTCAACCTCTCCCCGCGAAAGCTTTTCCTCCATCATTGCGTGAAACTGCGCCCCTTGTGGGGCTTCGCCATGGCTGCGCTGCTGCTCACCGCCTTCGGGGATGCGGTCAGTCCGGCCGCGGACACGGCCCGGAAGCTGCAGCTGCTCGGCACCGGAGCGTTGGCGCTGAGCGCCATCATGCTCTACGCCCTGTACCGGTTTGTGACGATCGGCGGACTCTCACAGCGCTGGCACGAAGGCAAGATTGGCCGCCGCGCCTTCGACTCGATGGAAAAAATCGGCAAGGGGAGTCCCGTTAGCGCCGGCATGTATCCCACATTCATCAGCACCATTTTGGTTACCTTCGCCGGCATGATGATCGTGGTCATCGCCTCTGCCATCCCCCACCCGCTCCTTGCCATCCTGCCCTACGCGGCTTTTGCCGGATATGCCGGTACACAGCTGTACCGGGCGGGGCGCCGATACGACCGGCTCTACTACCAGAGCGACGCTTTTTACGACGAATTGTTCACCAACCCCTCCACCGGATTGCGCGATTCGCGGGAACCGGCACGTTACGAGGCGATCTACTGGGTTCCGGGACGGTGGCGGCCTGCGGTTTGGAGTCAGCTCATACAACTGGACCGCAAGCGGCCCATGGGCAGGATTATCGCTCTGCTCACGTTTACTTACTGGCTGCTGATCTGGCTTGGGGTGCCGGAAAGCTGGCACGCCCTGTGGCTGGTTTTCTGGGTGATGGCCAAAAACCTGCTCGCCTGGCCGGCATCCGACAGGCGCATATCGCCCCCCATGTTCCACTGGTGGATGATGCCGCCGCGCGACTGGGTGATCGTCCGCTTTTTTATGCAGGTGCGATGGACTCTGGCACTGTTTCTGACCGTCGCCGCGGCAGCGGTGATGTCCGGTGCCGTCGGCTGGACCGATGTCTGGTTCTGGACCGCTTTTGACCTGGGCGTATGCATCGCCTCGGCCTGGGTGATAACCCGCAGCAACGAATACGCTTTCCAAAGAAAATACGCATGAGTGACTATCTGAACGTCAGAAATGTTTCCAAAAGGTACGGAACGGGGCCGATGGTGATCGCCGGACTGAACCACACCTTCCGCAAAGGCGTGGCTACCGGCCTGATCGGAGCCAACGGCTCGGGAAAAACCACCTTTCTGAGGCTTCTGTCGGTGACCGCCTTCCCCACCGAAGGAGAAATCACCTTCCGGGGCAACTCCATCTACGACTCGCCTCACCGCTTTCTGAAACACATCGGGATGGTGACCGACTCCGGTGACCTGCCTCAGTATATCAGTGCCAATGAACTGCTGGAATGGACCTTGCGGGCGCGGGGGAAATGGGCCGACGAGGAGTCGCCACAGCGGATGGACCGGTTGTTTGGACGGCTTCAGTTCGACGAACGGAGAGCGAATTTGATCGGAACCTACTCAAGCGGCATGCTGCAAAAAGCCATGCTTGCCTGCAGCCTGATCAGCGATCCGGAAATCATCCTGCTGGACGAGCCGTTCCGGGCACTGGATGAGGAGAGCAAAAAAGCGTCGCTCGAGCTGCTCGAGGAGTTTAAAAACAACGGCGGGACCATCCTCGTCTCCAGCCATCTCCAGGATACGCTGGCCCATATCTGCGACGAATACATCACCTTCCCGGTGAAATGAACCGAGATGTGGCGCAGGCGACCCGGTCTGATGATCCGGCCATGTCCTGCAACACACTACCCGTTGACATGGTGCTAAACGGAGGCATCAGCAAGCCGGTCAGTCGGAGAACTCAATCAGACGGACAGCCATCTGGCCGGAAGGGTGCATGATCCAGCCCAAATGACACGTCATAATAGAACATTTCAGGGGAGCCCGAACAGGCGGCGGGCGTTTTCCGTGGTGACTCGGTCGGCCTCATCGGGGGTCCAGCCGAAGATTTCCGCCAGTTTTTCGGCCGTATACGCCAGATATGCGGGTTCATTGCGTTTGCCCCGTTTCGGTACGGGTGCCAGGTAGGGCGCATCGGTTTCCAGCAGCAGGCGGTCGGTTGGGAGTCCGGCGACCACCCGGTCAACACCGGCATTCTTAAACGTCACCACCCCGCCGATGCCGAGGTAGAGGTTGAGGTCCAGTGCGCGGCGGGCTTCGCTTTCAGTGCCGTTAAAGCAATGCCAGACACCGTTCAGATTCCCGTCCTGCTCGTCCTCGACAATATCCAGCAAATCGTCGGTGCTTTCCCGGTTATGAAGGATGACCGGTTTGCCCGTTTCCCTGGCCAGTCTGCAGTGGAAGCGAAGGCTCTCTTTCTGCTCATTTACAAAATCCGTCGACCAGTGGTAGTCAAGTCCGGTTTCACCGACAGCGATAATATCCGGGGATTCGGCAAGCCGGGGCAGGAGCTCCAGTACATCGGCGGTATCGCCGCGGACATCACAAGGATGAATACCCGCCATTTTGTGAAAACGGATACCGGGATGATGCATCTCGTCCATTTGCGCCAGGGAGTCTATATCGATGGCCGGCATCATAATATCGGTTATACCAACGCTGACGGCCCGATCAAGGACTTCGGCCAGGTCGTCACGAAACCGGGGGAGATAAATATGGGAGTGGGTATCAATCATGGGAAAAGCAGGTGCCGTAATTGCCGGTCGGCTGACCGGCCTGTGCGCCATTTACGGATAGTTTTTGACTTTTTTTATGTTCGTTTGAAGGTAACAAAAAAAGTCGGCGAACCCATGATCGGGCTTTGAAGGGTGACGACGGCAGATATCAATCAGCGTCATAAAAAACAACATTTCGGATGGATTTACCACAGGATGAATTGTAAGTTTCGATATCTGTCCGGGTCTTTTTTATTGCAGCGCGGCGCGAATTCGATTTTTGATATTCTCGGCAAAAGACATATATTCAAACATATTTTATACATATCCCCTAAATAGCAAGTACATGGCTGATAACGAACGCAGAAAAGCAATTGACCTGGCGGTAGGCCAGATTGAGAAACAGTACGGGAAAGGGACGATCATGCGGCTGGGGGATCAGCCCATTGCCAATATCCCCTGCATTTCCACCGGTTCCATGGTAGTGGATCATGCCCTGGGCGTTGGCGGGGTGCCCCGCGGGAGAATCACCGAAATCTACGGTCCCGAATCGAGCGGAAAGACCACCCTCGCGCTGCATGTTATCGCCGAAGCGCAGAAGGCCGGCGGGCACGCTGCCATCATCGATGCCGAGCACGCGTTTGATCCGAAGTACGGGAAAGCGCTCGGCATCAAGATCGATGAGCTGCTCATATCCCAGCCCGACAACGGAGAGCAGGCGCTGGAGATTGCCGAGACGCTGATCCGCTCCGCCGCGCTGGATGTGGTCGTTATCGAC contains these protein-coding regions:
- a CDS encoding 4-phosphoerythronate dehydrogenase, with the translated sequence MDDVITVLGDQNHYLLERYLHPSLKLETYDPIAGWTDDQIRRADALLVRTVNPVNANTIPTGHRLRFVGTASAGRDHLDESWLRGQGIATDDAKGSNARCVGEYVAVATLLYCDANGVDPETLTAGIVGAGFTGSAVSELLEAIGIRCLRHDPPRAERDPSFVSAPVADVLECDIISFHVPLETGGAHPTRYWFDEEKIRAHPRRLAINASRGGVVDEQALRRALTDGHIQACILDVWENEPRFNDSSLEAAFLATPHIAGYSIEAKAKASEMICRSLHKELGLPDPGPVTDTLYPASLPGGDASLSEILNALHPARSYDHGLRGLAGNPDAEKGPAFLRLRQNTPLRNEFRHIEIPESVTLRYPALAALGLRTLAPPRPNAERPK
- a CDS encoding ABC transporter ATP-binding protein, giving the protein MSDYLNVRNVSKRYGTGPMVIAGLNHTFRKGVATGLIGANGSGKTTFLRLLSVTAFPTEGEITFRGNSIYDSPHRFLKHIGMVTDSGDLPQYISANELLEWTLRARGKWADEESPQRMDRLFGRLQFDERRANLIGTYSSGMLQKAMLACSLISDPEIILLDEPFRALDEESKKASLELLEEFKNNGGTILVSSHLQDTLAHICDEYITFPVK
- a CDS encoding thymidine phosphorylase → MNSYNIASLIRKKRDKRSLSSEEIRYLIQQYSRDAVPDYQMSAFLMAAFLNGLDDDEAAALTREMLHSGTVMDLSDVPGIKVDKHSTGGVGDKTSLILAPIVAACGVPVPMISGRGLGHSGGTLDKLESIPGFNVNLDLKRYVEVLREHNVVLIGQTEEIAPADKRMYALRDVTATVESIPLIAGSIMSKKLAEGIDALVLDVKFGSGAFMKTRDQALELAQRLVSIGEEFGKRTIAWLTAMEQPLGHKIGNWLEVEESIECLNGGGPADLLEVSHLLAGTMIWLGGKAGSIEEGVEKSRKSVQDGSAMQKFRDIVTAQDGSTEYLDRPEGYPAAKHSFEVQAASAGYVTQMDAYAIGMAGVELGAGRASKEDTIDPVAGIILDKKIGDPVKQGETIARCRTNKEETTDRVRQMLQDAVTVGSTRPETPALITDKVTRDGVTPWSTA
- a CDS encoding TatD family hydrolase, with the protein product MIDTHSHIYLPRFRDDLAEVLDRAVSVGITDIMMPAIDIDSLAQMDEMHHPGIRFHKMAGIHPCDVRGDTADVLELLPRLAESPDIIAVGETGLDYHWSTDFVNEQKESLRFHCRLARETGKPVILHNRESTDDLLDIVEDEQDGNLNGVWHCFNGTESEARRALDLNLYLGIGGVVTFKNAGVDRVVAGLPTDRLLLETDAPYLAPVPKRGKRNEPAYLAYTAEKLAEIFGWTPDEADRVTTENARRLFGLP